The sequence AGCAATTTGCGGTGGCGCTCAATTGCTGACAGTTTTACTTGGCGGCAGCATAAAACAAAATCCCGAAGCCGAAATCGGTTGGTTCAAAATCCATTTAGCTAAAAATGAAATTACAAAAGATTTAGAAATACAGGATCCTTTTGCTTTCCACTGGCACCGAGAAGCATTCACTCTGCCACCGAGAGCGATACAAATTGCGTCTTCAGAGGCAACGACCGTTCAAGCTTATCGATTGGACAGGCATATCGTAGCCATGCAATTCCATCCAGAAATCAATGAAGAAATCTTTAGAAGTCTCATCTCCACATTTGGCTATACGATCGAAAAAAATAAACCTTACCAACAAAGCCCACAGAAAATGAGAAGTCTTATGGAAAATGGAAATGCTCAATCAAAAGCACTGCTCAATTTGGTTTTAGATTATTTTTCTCAGACCAAGGAACATTGAACTCGCTTCTCATTGTTGGTAGAAATGATTTTGGTGTTTATGAGACCAGCTCTAGTTATTTTTTTCAAATTCTTCTATGGAGTTATGTCTGAAAAATAATTTTCTATCGCAGTAGGCAGAGTTTACAAATCTGGTTTTCATTTCGAGAGTTGCAATTAAAGCAGATTTGTCATCGTAAATATCGTATAGAACTTCTGATGGCTCAATATATAATAATGTATCTCTTAGATCTGTTTTTGAGTTAGATGGAATCCAATTGGAGTGGCGTGGTTTAAAAGACAAAACCTCTGGAAAGTTGGTTTCTTTTGTTAGCAAACCTTGTGAATTTATTCTTGCAAGATGGTCTACCGGTAAATAGAAAGGGTTTTTCGTAGCCAGTTTAAATATATTCCCTAATACACGAATAATAAACTTTTTAGGCTCAGCAATCTTATTAGAAAAGATTTCAGAGAAATAATTTGCATTTTCACCCTGCCCATCAAGAGAGTTCATAAGTTGTAAGTTTACCGATGAAGATTTATCAATAAAAAGCTTAACTGCCATACCCGGTATGTAACCCACTAATTGTGGTGGCGCTGCCCAACCCATTCGAACTATACCCAAGCCTCCCGATTGAAACATCCCCGTATAAGTATTTTCTACTGGCTTCCACTCCACCAAAGCACAGCTACCGTAAGTATGAATAAATTTAATCCTTCCAAAAGGAATTTCATCACTATTGTGATCTAAGGTTGGTTTCAGATTTAATAAGTTGGGAGATCCTAATGCCTGTAAAAAAAGTTGAGCTGTTAATTTTGGGAGAGTTTCGTATGGTTTCTGTGAGACTTTTTCCCAAATTAAAGATTGCTTATCTTTTGCAGATAAGTTTTTGTAGTTTTTAGGTAAATCGGCTCTCGCATTATATGAGTGACCAATAAATAAGAAAAAAAGTGTCATTCCAAATAGGTTTTTAATTTGTTTCATTATAGTAACGATCCCCTCATCTATACTGTTTTGCCATTCTAAATAGTCACATCAAAAATACTAAGCAAACACAATTATTTTCATGACGCTGGTTCGAACAGCTTGAAATTTGGTAGGGAGTCTGGGGCCTGATATTCCTAAGTGATTTCAGGCCTCGTTTTGCCTACCAACTACAATATACTACCCTAGTGCAATTTAGCGTGTAGCAACCAAACATCAACCATCATATGAATTTCATAATCATCTAACGGCTGACCTGCTTTTAGTTTCTTTGCAATACCTTGGGCAAACGGATCTTTGTTTACACCTGCATTAGGGTCATCGCAAGTCACTAGTGAAAGAGCAAGATCCAAGGTCTTTCCCTTTAGCGGTTCATTTTTCAATAACCGTCTCTGTACATGGCCATAACTCGCATTTCTAGCCTTACGTTCTTTTCGAACTTCCTCATACGTCTTATAGCTTGCATCCATGGCATCTAAGTTCTTAGGGAAAAAGTAGCCTTTATCGTTGTAACTTCTGCCATCGTGAACCACTTGAACAGGCTCAGGGATGAAAAGACTTAAAGGAATGTTGTCAGGATTCTCCAAAGGCTGAACAAATACCTTGTTAAGAGAATTATCGACATCCGTAATTTGATAAAGCCCTTCTGGTAATTCCTTAAATTTCATAATCAAACCTCCTGACTTAACCAATTCCTATCTCTGATGGGCCAATATTTTCAAGAATTTTACATTTTAAAATGCATTTTCCGATCTTGATTATATATAGCCCCACTGACACCTTTTAGTCGGGGTGTCACGGAAATGGCAAAATCTTGGCGGGTTTAACTCCGTGAATTTGCATATCATCAAGACAACTAGTTGCTCCTC comes from Bdellovibrionota bacterium and encodes:
- a CDS encoding type 1 glutamine amidotransferase, translated to MSSFLRIHVIQHIDCEGPGEIATWANENQHDIYVVRADQGDLLPEPNQTDFLILLGGTFDINDDSLEWLKNEKAQIKKFIAAKSPILAICGGAQLLTVLLGGSIKQNPEAEIGWFKIHLAKNEITKDLEIQDPFAFHWHREAFTLPPRAIQIASSEATTVQAYRLDRHIVAMQFHPEINEEIFRSLISTFGYTIEKNKPYQQSPQKMRSLMENGNAQSKALLNLVLDYFSQTKEH